In Candidatus Margulisiibacteriota bacterium, one DNA window encodes the following:
- a CDS encoding transglutaminase domain-containing protein → MEIQQNKEVSNDQGIGIDGLAGAGAVDKNYILDNDDLETIKDISKDKLTISGSVAGDSFSSSVDIKSVKKTLHSVLQEDEDKSYILNDEVMQLLESGTTEIDEAVNKYFQEMLGQGIEVNELIDEYSLDLVKLVNEQVAILKDQEDLVNLLSRMMVEIENVIDLEEDELLKLKNKIIDIETDVLSKNADAEKPELEETMDKIFTGKRSLFTEAELDVIDALIDQAEIYINEEEKKINNEQSVSIEQRLNELIKKAESLVKVNSNVAVVDASVIEEALIVESQKENISSLIDPFDPEVASLIDKLNEEGLITDEMNEEEVVFAIYNYIIREYTFSRDDEASGSGLQQVADTIVSVGGSSEDQSVLLVSLCLAAGVDDKNIKVYLMKVKDSEQSQVVCGYSFSTDTIVQLDISQRVEMSEFNSTKFIKTEEIITTISAYDGSSAVDVRSFIEADNPATQRIIELLRTEGILTFDMSNDEQVLAIYNHVVQNFDYISDEETGLAWQTAESTIETGGGDCEDLTILFVDLCLAAGVNEEKLRVYVNQGSILVPGHVVAGYTMDNGETIRLDLTVRTSEQVVDSVIPLNTNSYTFSFNSRSIIAYTVLGDMLVFEDPHYETSMYTAAAGASQHLATTNAMNTIIGAYVNAHGNYLGHVENLINYQQYFYEIGVDLSGVTEESEAFAAGEWMSFVGVDFEAMTEEFMAIQIQIYIMMASVILFNELLDVKSMLIQYLFEYQYENVQILSAQRISDKFSSEIGNLDAVISGALEDAMEMNNEAYENNMAEIERIANECGKKIDSKKRDAYVNVLVTHGSLLLLQQLNGVNDMLIESSRAAIAKIASMSDSFENNNIWQAVLDGGSVDNNLRVSARFDTMVMNEQTGYMLTETTMDISSMVLKILFKIDSWNDDRASIAAISAQVRAAQKQMITRYSGFLKTQVTNAENIKLAQKNYDDAVKLWNKVKKGPGFFGSFFFMVLAVIVLVVAVIAAVLTAGSSLGVAAFFWGCIIAAAVAAAALGLYAYSQLAYQKSILEQMEENLENDISLNYNLLGLDWVGQEYGEGGYEIGEILTTDSMALNFGNQMNNTVRQAWGLVQGMSSTGQIGDMNAMIMAFQIMLLSMLAIVDAMADARSAVMQVLFNVQTKVDLMQALQTWVNGTFANINSAFDYNSTMLFAQASEHNRKLQVEMQLKSVRQQISSVNAQMTRVIINTIVTVASMAALCGGWYGAAVIIVGALWSIYAALQSMAEAKEAYDLAKKLYEEYKDQFSVGPGFNIPDWLYQGVEAKEGNMGVLFQGLNSAMSGALGASVEGTTNFLAQMFAVLAISSAMMDARAIVITLLFGVNTGSQSKFVMAGFQSFGSYVMTMRSLEAQRAQLQMQVDKILADAQLAIASAKDSMNTANTYGWISIGIAIISIVASALKIISTLKELSTLSQVASGFAGVAAVANGLVGIAQKQAELDDQEKAIARMKEVYSRMFGINFDEFESSGTNSALTDSSFDIVNNAAGGMIASASGGRVTYDPSAALAAARAIKNWQRTWMAQIAVAQAAADAKQAVMSMLFRTPSTVENFQTTAAIVGYQAQAMQIALQLAVALAKMQVSAINAVVSAQENLAAAEAAAMISMAFSVLTIAGGLLQIGDSFQVTGGPDVAVKTSDGEVKTELNAAGKKVPVMKPGKQGFITNKLGLDRPWAKALASFVTGYGGDTGGFNSVITTVGMNLIRNLLKEFLTYYIEKEAREDFRSGAEANADKSFGKGDSGSSLSQKTVSNASFREDSAYSKLLASRQASMIDSMVMSLMSAAIDVLVGGLKTNFESPSPPKPTNAVSAEGQSKSTEKVPAVGTPTAAEAAQKAEDAQKAADAKAAADAEKAAVGASGTGRQTGVDTVLVLNVAPGAEEAAVKVQLTTTAKELSDAEKSKGSAAAIREEKVQQDNKIQPVATTDASLADKQNKDSIKYNNPFTFNETAADRENMKNMTPEQKIAYLKNKRETVALNQFSLEMATKFLKNIINEAFSQRGKTQQVIDSAQSGTSSGANFNSAIQGISSNATVALQAVINEAISTTQTAMDSYSNAINDPNKNNESKTAVSAASNAEAMNIHLNLVAKNDNNIVSIKDNKFSSPEAQQIIDAANLSKKSTVAEIQKVLNQLLQLEEFRYEADVRDCDMASTLMAALAQKLEITEYQLVISKDSADPNSPAHMSAEFSKDGNRYSLDFNSPSETTAGVASVNGVLTLADITKNPKSSSTFLTLEMKRQEDPSKAISGFEVDSAKVNTKHVAFAAAIVDKKIVMDSKTTDNDFKVQGKDTTKASEDAIAAAESAQKDTTAQAAAASQGGAGVVTSNNQSQGVSGTTPVVAQARQTEGGFSAELARRIEVSPSK, encoded by the coding sequence ATGGAAATACAGCAAAATAAAGAAGTTTCTAATGACCAAGGAATTGGCATAGATGGCTTAGCTGGAGCAGGTGCTGTAGATAAGAACTATATCCTCGACAACGATGACTTAGAAACAATAAAAGACATTTCCAAGGACAAGCTTACTATTTCAGGGTCTGTAGCAGGAGATAGCTTTTCTAGCTCCGTGGATATTAAATCAGTCAAGAAAACACTCCATTCTGTATTACAAGAAGATGAAGACAAGTCCTATATTCTAAATGATGAGGTTATGCAGTTACTAGAGTCAGGAACAACTGAGATAGATGAGGCTGTTAATAAATATTTTCAAGAGATGTTAGGTCAAGGAATTGAAGTTAATGAGTTGATTGATGAGTACAGTCTAGATTTGGTAAAACTTGTTAATGAGCAAGTTGCTATTCTTAAAGATCAAGAAGACTTAGTGAATTTATTAAGTAGGATGATGGTTGAAATAGAAAATGTTATTGACTTGGAAGAAGATGAATTATTGAAGTTAAAAAATAAAATAATAGATATTGAGACAGATGTGCTTTCTAAGAATGCAGATGCTGAAAAGCCTGAGCTAGAAGAAACAATGGATAAGATTTTTACAGGAAAACGGAGTTTATTTACTGAAGCCGAGCTGGATGTAATAGATGCTTTAATTGATCAGGCAGAAATTTATATAAATGAGGAAGAAAAAAAGATCAATAATGAGCAATCTGTTTCTATAGAACAACGCTTAAATGAACTTATTAAAAAGGCAGAGAGTCTAGTTAAGGTTAATTCAAATGTTGCGGTGGTTGATGCCTCTGTTATTGAAGAAGCTTTAATCGTTGAAAGTCAGAAAGAAAATATTAGTTCTTTGATAGATCCTTTTGATCCAGAAGTTGCGTCATTGATTGATAAGTTGAACGAAGAGGGCTTAATCACCGATGAGATGAATGAAGAAGAAGTTGTCTTTGCTATATATAATTATATTATTCGTGAATATACGTTTTCTCGTGATGATGAGGCATCAGGTTCTGGATTGCAACAAGTAGCCGATACTATTGTGAGTGTGGGAGGAAGTAGCGAAGACCAATCCGTCCTGTTAGTGAGTTTGTGTTTGGCTGCTGGTGTTGATGATAAAAACATAAAAGTGTATTTAATGAAAGTAAAAGATTCAGAGCAAAGTCAGGTTGTCTGTGGATATTCGTTTTCAACTGACACAATTGTTCAATTAGATATTTCTCAACGAGTAGAAATGAGTGAGTTTAATTCTACCAAATTCATTAAAACAGAAGAAATTATTACCACTATCTCAGCTTATGATGGTTCATCAGCTGTTGATGTAAGGTCTTTTATTGAGGCTGATAATCCAGCCACACAACGTATTATTGAGTTATTGAGAACAGAAGGGATTTTAACTTTTGATATGTCTAATGACGAACAGGTGTTGGCTATTTACAATCATGTTGTTCAAAATTTTGACTACATCAGCGATGAGGAAACAGGGTTAGCCTGGCAAACAGCCGAGAGCACAATAGAGACAGGTGGTGGAGATTGTGAGGATTTAACTATTCTTTTTGTAGATTTATGTTTAGCTGCAGGAGTGAATGAAGAAAAGCTTCGTGTTTATGTTAATCAAGGAAGTATCTTAGTTCCTGGTCATGTAGTCGCTGGATATACTATGGATAATGGTGAAACCATTCGTCTTGATTTAACAGTGCGAACATCTGAGCAGGTTGTGGATAGCGTAATACCATTAAATACAAATAGTTATACTTTTTCTTTTAATTCTAGATCAATAATTGCTTATACTGTCTTGGGTGATATGCTAGTTTTTGAGGATCCACATTATGAGACAAGTATGTATACTGCTGCAGCTGGTGCGTCACAACATTTAGCTACTACAAATGCTATGAATACTATTATTGGTGCATATGTAAATGCACATGGAAATTATTTGGGACATGTAGAAAATCTTATTAATTACCAACAGTATTTTTATGAGATTGGCGTAGATCTGTCAGGCGTAACCGAAGAGTCAGAAGCATTTGCTGCTGGTGAATGGATGTCATTTGTTGGCGTAGATTTTGAAGCAATGACTGAAGAGTTTATGGCTATTCAGATTCAAATATATATTATGATGGCAAGCGTTATCTTATTTAATGAGTTGCTTGATGTTAAAAGTATGTTGATTCAATACTTGTTTGAGTATCAGTATGAAAATGTTCAGATTCTTTCGGCGCAAAGGATCTCTGATAAATTTTCAAGTGAAATTGGTAATTTAGATGCAGTCATATCTGGTGCATTAGAAGATGCAATGGAAATGAATAATGAAGCTTATGAAAACAATATGGCTGAAATTGAGAGAATCGCTAATGAGTGTGGGAAAAAGATTGACAGTAAGAAACGAGATGCTTATGTAAATGTATTAGTTACTCATGGTAGTTTATTGTTACTGCAGCAATTAAATGGAGTCAATGATATGTTAATCGAATCTAGCAGAGCAGCTATAGCTAAAATAGCTTCTATGTCAGATTCGTTCGAGAATAATAATATTTGGCAAGCAGTCTTAGATGGAGGATCAGTGGATAATAATCTTCGCGTTTCTGCTAGGTTTGATACTATGGTAATGAACGAACAAACCGGTTACATGTTAACGGAAACAACTATGGACATTTCTAGCATGGTGCTTAAGATTTTGTTTAAGATAGATTCTTGGAATGATGATAGAGCAAGCATTGCCGCGATTTCTGCTCAAGTAAGAGCTGCTCAGAAACAAATGATCACAAGGTACTCTGGGTTTTTGAAAACTCAAGTAACTAATGCAGAAAACATTAAATTAGCTCAAAAAAATTATGATGATGCAGTTAAGTTATGGAATAAGGTTAAAAAGGGACCAGGGTTTTTTGGATCATTCTTTTTTATGGTTTTAGCAGTAATTGTTTTAGTTGTTGCTGTTATTGCGGCAGTTTTGACAGCTGGGAGTAGCTTGGGTGTTGCTGCATTTTTTTGGGGTTGTATTATTGCCGCTGCTGTTGCAGCAGCGGCACTTGGATTGTATGCATATTCTCAGTTAGCGTATCAAAAAAGTATTTTAGAACAGATGGAAGAAAATTTAGAGAATGACATTTCTTTAAATTATAATCTTTTAGGTTTAGATTGGGTCGGTCAAGAATATGGTGAAGGTGGTTATGAAATAGGAGAAATACTAACAACAGATAGCATGGCACTTAATTTTGGTAATCAGATGAATAACACTGTGAGACAGGCTTGGGGTCTTGTCCAGGGCATGAGTAGTACTGGGCAAATTGGAGATATGAATGCAATGATAATGGCCTTTCAAATTATGTTATTGAGTATGCTTGCGATTGTTGATGCAATGGCAGATGCTAGAAGTGCTGTAATGCAGGTGCTTTTTAATGTTCAGACGAAAGTTGATCTTATGCAGGCCCTACAAACTTGGGTTAATGGTACTTTTGCTAATATTAATTCCGCATTTGATTACAATTCAACAATGTTATTTGCTCAAGCCAGTGAACATAATAGGAAATTACAGGTTGAAATGCAGTTAAAGAGTGTGAGACAGCAAATTAGTTCTGTAAATGCTCAGATGACAAGGGTAATAATTAATACGATTGTAACAGTTGCATCAATGGCAGCTTTGTGTGGTGGTTGGTATGGTGCTGCTGTAATAATAGTTGGTGCGCTTTGGAGTATTTATGCAGCGTTGCAATCTATGGCTGAGGCGAAGGAAGCCTACGATCTTGCTAAAAAATTGTATGAAGAGTACAAAGATCAATTTTCTGTAGGGCCTGGGTTTAATATTCCGGATTGGCTATATCAAGGAGTAGAGGCTAAAGAAGGGAATATGGGAGTGCTTTTTCAGGGATTAAATAGTGCAATGAGCGGTGCACTAGGTGCCAGTGTAGAGGGTACAACTAATTTTCTTGCGCAGATGTTTGCCGTTTTAGCAATATCATCTGCCATGATGGATGCACGTGCAATAGTTATTACATTATTATTTGGCGTTAATACAGGGAGTCAGTCCAAATTTGTTATGGCTGGGTTCCAGTCCTTTGGTTCCTATGTTATGACAATGAGGAGTCTAGAGGCGCAGCGGGCACAGCTTCAAATGCAAGTTGATAAAATTCTAGCAGATGCACAATTAGCAATAGCTTCAGCCAAGGATAGTATGAATACCGCTAATACTTATGGTTGGATTAGTATTGGAATAGCAATTATTTCAATAGTTGCTTCCGCACTTAAGATAATTAGTACACTTAAAGAGTTATCTACATTGTCTCAAGTTGCTTCTGGATTTGCGGGCGTAGCAGCTGTTGCTAATGGACTTGTTGGTATTGCTCAAAAACAGGCAGAACTTGATGACCAAGAAAAAGCTATTGCGAGAATGAAAGAGGTTTATTCGAGAATGTTTGGCATAAATTTTGATGAATTTGAAAGTTCAGGCACAAATAGTGCGTTGACAGATTCTTCGTTTGATATAGTTAATAATGCTGCAGGCGGGATGATTGCTTCTGCTTCTGGTGGACGTGTAACTTATGACCCTTCTGCTGCACTTGCCGCTGCCAGAGCCATTAAGAATTGGCAGAGAACATGGATGGCGCAAATAGCTGTAGCACAAGCAGCTGCTGATGCAAAACAGGCAGTGATGAGCATGTTGTTTAGAACACCTTCAACAGTAGAGAACTTTCAGACTACGGCGGCGATAGTTGGGTATCAAGCACAAGCAATGCAGATAGCACTCCAATTGGCAGTAGCTCTTGCTAAAATGCAAGTGTCGGCCATTAATGCAGTTGTCTCTGCGCAAGAGAATCTTGCAGCAGCAGAGGCAGCGGCTATGATTTCGATGGCGTTTTCTGTTTTGACGATAGCAGGAGGACTTCTTCAAATTGGCGATTCCTTTCAGGTTACAGGAGGGCCTGATGTGGCCGTCAAGACTTCTGATGGGGAAGTTAAAACGGAGCTTAATGCAGCTGGTAAGAAAGTGCCGGTTATGAAGCCTGGCAAGCAAGGATTTATAACTAATAAGCTTGGTCTAGACAGACCATGGGCAAAAGCACTTGCTTCTTTTGTAACAGGGTATGGTGGGGACACTGGTGGTTTCAATAGTGTTATAACTACAGTAGGAATGAATCTTATAAGAAACTTGTTAAAAGAGTTTTTAACTTATTATATAGAGAAAGAGGCTAGGGAAGATTTTAGGTCAGGGGCAGAGGCCAACGCTGATAAGTCTTTTGGTAAAGGTGATTCAGGCAGTAGTTTGTCCCAAAAGACAGTAAGCAATGCAAGCTTCAGAGAAGACTCGGCTTATTCTAAGCTTCTTGCAAGCAGACAAGCGTCCATGATAGACAGTATGGTGATGTCCCTAATGTCTGCGGCGATAGATGTTTTAGTGGGAGGGCTAAAAACTAACTTTGAGAGTCCGTCACCACCAAAACCAACGAATGCAGTTTCTGCGGAAGGGCAATCAAAATCTACTGAAAAAGTTCCAGCAGTAGGAACACCAACAGCAGCAGAAGCCGCACAAAAAGCAGAAGACGCACAAAAAGCAGCAGACGCAAAAGCAGCAGCAGACGCAGAAAAAGCAGCAGTAGGGGCATCAGGTACCGGAAGGCAGACTGGTGTAGATACTGTTTTGGTGCTTAATGTAGCCCCTGGTGCAGAGGAGGCAGCAGTAAAAGTACAATTGACGACTACTGCAAAAGAGCTTTCAGATGCAGAAAAAAGTAAAGGTAGTGCCGCTGCTATCAGAGAGGAAAAGGTACAACAAGATAACAAAATACAACCAGTAGCGACAACTGATGCTTCACTTGCGGATAAACAAAACAAGGATTCAATTAAATATAATAACCCTTTTACATTCAATGAAACGGCTGCAGATAGGGAAAATATGAAAAATATGACGCCTGAACAGAAAATAGCCTACCTGAAGAATAAAAGGGAAACAGTTGCTCTTAATCAATTTAGTTTAGAAATGGCAACAAAGTTCTTAAAAAATATAATAAATGAGGCATTTTCACAAAGAGGCAAGACACAGCAGGTTATTGATTCAGCTCAATCGGGAACATCTTCTGGTGCGAATTTTAATTCAGCTATACAGGGGATAAGTAGTAATGCTACTGTAGCACTTCAAGCAGTTATTAATGAAGCAATCAGTACTACGCAGACCGCTATGGATTCATATTCAAATGCAATAAATGACCCTAATAAAAATAATGAAAGCAAAACGGCTGTTAGTGCAGCGTCTAACGCAGAAGCTATGAATATTCATCTTAATCTGGTTGCAAAAAATGATAATAATATTGTGAGTATTAAAGACAATAAATTTTCAAGCCCAGAAGCCCAACAGATTATTGATGCGGCTAATTTATCCAAAAAAAGTACGGTTGCAGAAATTCAAAAGGTATTGAATCAGCTTTTACAATTAGAAGAATTTAGATATGAGGCAGACGTGAGAGATTGTGACATGGCCAGTACTTTAATGGCAGCATTAGCTCAAAAGCTTGAAATTACTGAGTATCAATTAGTTATTTCTAAAGATTCAGCAGACCCTAACAGCCCTGCACATATGTCTGCTGAATTTTCAAAGGATGGTAACCGTTATAGTCTTGATTTTAATTCTCCATCAGAAACAACAGCAGGGGTTGCTTCAGTAAATGGGGTATTAACATTGGCAGATATAACCAAAAATCCTAAAAGCAGCAGTACATTTTTAACATTAGAGATGAAGAGGCAAGAGGATCCATCAAAGGCTATTAGTGGGTTCGAGGTTGATTCTGCAAAGGTCAATACAAAGCATGTAGCTTTTGCTGCAGCAATAGTTGATAAAAAAATAGTTATGGATTCAAAAACTACAGACAATGATTTTAAAGTGCAAGGGAAAGATACGACGAAAGCAAGTGAAGACGCTATTGCAGCGGCTGAGAGCGCACAAAAGGATACTACGGCTCAGGCAGCAGCAGCTTCTCAAGGAGGAGCGGGTGTAGTTACAAGTAATAATCAGAGCCAAGGAGTAAGCGGGACCACTCCTGTAGTAGCACAGGCCAGACAAACAGAGGGTGGATTTTCTGCTGAGTTAGCAAGAAGGATTGAAGTTAGTCCATCGAAAG
- a CDS encoding alpha-amylase family glycosyl hydrolase, protein MSKRGNVLIYNLFPRLTGAMTNWPVHFKRAKQMGFNWVYINPIQYPGFSGSLYSIKDYYRINPLFLKGRMSEDNQVRNMIHRAHLEGLKVIFDLVINHTAIDSVLVEQHPSWYQRNSKGIIKNPQVWEGDKLVCTWGDLAEIDNESSVDRDNLWKYWLDLIRYFIKLGVDGFRCDAAYQVPVELWEHLIGTIHAENKKIVFFAETLGCEIEDVIALAKAGFDYNFNSSKWWDFKEEWCLKQYRENAPVSPSIAFAESHDTPRLAAELKGNEAAIKMRYLFSAIFSTGVMMPIGLEYGFKESVNVVKTLPEDWEPINIDLVDYVTVVNSLKKKYKVFKEDSKFVEVWNNNDNVFSILKISNDGTEKALIIINKDTTKTQHVRLNIVEIMEVPAKSIVDVSVENAVKKVTALFEKALAPAQVTLLLYHHQPQ, encoded by the coding sequence ATGAGCAAAAGAGGAAATGTTCTTATTTATAATTTATTTCCAAGACTTACGGGTGCGATGACTAATTGGCCTGTTCATTTTAAACGCGCCAAACAGATGGGGTTTAATTGGGTCTATATTAATCCTATTCAGTATCCAGGCTTTTCAGGCAGTTTGTATTCCATCAAGGATTATTATCGAATTAATCCTTTGTTTTTAAAGGGCAGAATGTCCGAAGATAATCAGGTTAGAAACATGATTCATCGTGCACACTTAGAAGGATTGAAGGTTATTTTTGATTTAGTGATTAACCATACGGCGATTGATTCTGTTTTAGTAGAACAACATCCTTCTTGGTATCAAAGAAACTCTAAAGGAATCATTAAAAATCCTCAGGTTTGGGAAGGTGACAAGCTGGTATGTACCTGGGGAGATCTTGCTGAAATAGATAACGAGTCATCAGTGGATAGAGATAATCTTTGGAAGTATTGGTTAGACCTCATTAGATATTTCATTAAGCTGGGAGTAGATGGTTTTCGTTGTGACGCTGCTTATCAAGTTCCTGTTGAATTATGGGAACATTTAATTGGCACAATCCATGCGGAAAATAAAAAAATTGTTTTTTTTGCAGAAACACTTGGTTGCGAAATAGAAGACGTTATTGCTTTAGCCAAGGCTGGTTTTGATTATAACTTCAATAGTTCTAAGTGGTGGGATTTTAAAGAAGAGTGGTGTTTGAAGCAATACAGAGAGAATGCTCCAGTGTCGCCATCAATTGCTTTTGCTGAGTCTCATGACACACCGAGACTTGCGGCAGAGCTCAAAGGGAATGAAGCAGCTATAAAGATGAGATATCTTTTTTCAGCAATTTTCTCAACAGGAGTTATGATGCCGATTGGGTTGGAGTATGGATTTAAAGAAAGTGTCAATGTTGTAAAAACTTTGCCTGAAGATTGGGAGCCAATTAATATTGATTTAGTTGATTATGTTACAGTAGTTAATTCTTTGAAAAAGAAGTACAAGGTTTTTAAGGAAGACAGTAAGTTTGTTGAAGTTTGGAACAATAACGATAATGTATTTTCTATTTTAAAGATTTCTAATGATGGAACAGAGAAAGCGTTGATAATAATCAACAAAGACACAACTAAGACACAGCATGTCAGATTAAATATTGTAGAGATAATGGAAGTGCCTGCAAAAAGCATAGTTGATGTTTCTGTTGAAAATGCGGTTAAGAAGGTGACCGCTCTTTTTGAGAAAGCTCTAGCTCCAGCTCAGGTAACGTTACTGCTTTATCACCATCAACCACAGTAG
- a CDS encoding YcaO-like family protein, translated as MHEDYILQSSPKGYSEDQDKSILPEETYQNAFYSLSKTFPDLNFTLTKLSNNEFYSVYDFDDGFFGSHGKGATQSQSMASAIMEYSERKSWYEFDMGKAKGFIKASYNYLKDKVDMGSYKDIFKIHYYTETESTEDILSGTDLLWVEGYNLTSDKPTLIPVNFTDLVKSSNGLAAGNTKEEAITQGLCELIEREHIDNFLLDPYNAKVRLIDHSTLNNPYLLKLLEWATIKGIQIYFIDISNTINVTTILVHAIDHNSPNIYSRSGDGYGTHNDPEKAMIRAFTEFLQGREAYVNNFPEDFDMTKGQWQTRLILDFTRIINNAKTISVKGCFHINSNDFKKDAEKILSILKQKGHEVIALNLTHKELKIPVYRLLIPTFKTGDEFSPFSRNQHYTVAFLLKNGRHDDKAWEYYLKYKKEITEINEESTELIRQINKHMGANIDIDARQKELLDKDVIYWLLMPRNHIVLFIFASYFTRAPLAAMSVLLGTTVVDGDKAVTLPELELELSQKERSPS; from the coding sequence ATGCATGAAGACTATATACTACAATCTAGTCCTAAGGGATACAGTGAAGATCAAGACAAATCTATCTTGCCAGAAGAAACTTATCAGAATGCTTTTTACTCTTTATCCAAAACATTTCCTGATCTTAACTTTACATTGACTAAACTTTCCAATAACGAATTTTATTCCGTCTATGATTTTGATGATGGCTTTTTCGGCTCTCACGGTAAAGGAGCAACCCAATCTCAATCTATGGCTAGCGCAATAATGGAGTATTCTGAACGTAAAAGCTGGTACGAATTTGATATGGGCAAGGCCAAAGGCTTCATAAAGGCCAGCTATAACTATCTTAAAGATAAGGTGGATATGGGTAGCTATAAGGATATATTTAAAATACACTATTATACCGAAACAGAAAGCACCGAAGATATTCTAAGCGGCACAGATTTATTATGGGTTGAAGGGTATAATCTAACTAGTGACAAACCCACGCTTATTCCTGTTAATTTTACTGATTTAGTAAAATCATCCAATGGACTTGCCGCAGGGAACACAAAAGAGGAAGCCATTACTCAAGGTCTATGTGAACTGATAGAAAGAGAACATATCGATAACTTTTTACTTGATCCTTATAATGCAAAAGTAAGATTAATTGACCACTCTACTCTAAATAATCCTTATCTTCTTAAGCTACTTGAGTGGGCAACAATTAAAGGAATCCAAATATATTTTATTGATATTTCTAATACTATCAACGTAACAACTATCTTAGTTCACGCCATAGATCATAATTCCCCTAATATATATTCCAGATCTGGTGATGGGTATGGCACACACAACGATCCAGAAAAAGCCATGATCAGAGCATTCACAGAGTTTCTACAAGGCAGAGAGGCATATGTTAACAATTTCCCAGAAGACTTTGACATGACTAAAGGACAATGGCAAACACGACTTATTCTTGATTTTACCCGAATAATTAATAATGCAAAAACAATTTCAGTCAAAGGCTGTTTCCATATTAATAGTAATGATTTCAAAAAAGATGCAGAAAAAATATTATCTATACTAAAACAAAAAGGACATGAAGTGATAGCTCTTAATTTAACTCACAAAGAATTAAAAATACCTGTTTATCGGTTACTAATCCCAACTTTTAAAACTGGAGATGAATTCTCTCCTTTCTCTAGAAACCAACACTACACTGTAGCCTTCCTTCTAAAAAATGGAAGACATGACGATAAGGCATGGGAATACTATTTAAAATACAAAAAAGAAATAACCGAAATAAATGAAGAAAGCACTGAACTAATAAGACAAATAAATAAGCATATGGGTGCTAATATAGATATTGATGCACGTCAAAAAGAATTATTAGATAAAGATGTTATTTACTGGCTCTTAATGCCAAGAAATCATATTGTGTTATTTATCTTCGCCTCATACTTCACTAGAGCCCCATTGGCAGCAATGAGCGTCCTACTAGGAACTACTGTGGTTGATGGTGATAAAGCAGTAACGTTACCTGAGCTGGAGCTAGAGCTTTCTCAAAAAGAGCGGTCACCTTCTTAA